In Rothia mucilaginosa, one genomic interval encodes:
- a CDS encoding MMPL family transporter, whose amino-acid sequence MATWLYRIGEAAARRAWAVSLIWALIIAGVAGAYTAFHGKLSNTFTMPGTQTQQLSDELAQRFPSANRGSGQIILTTGDGTALTEEQKQAFSAALSALPSEVPSVDAVTDPFTTTSKLAEAKTQLDEAHAKIDAAPSQIEDGKKRLNAAASQIEDGMKQIADNEKKLDDSQVQISAGQEQLASAQKQVDDAQAQLKDGYAQAEAAGSPAAMIEQLNAQQAQLTEQQNALNQQRDTLTESQKQVDAGRAEIASKKDELAEGQKKLEEQRNQLQKTENELPAQREQLERQQKLYDFTSGYRMVSEDQSTAIATVSFKKKIFEVPSADLQKVMSNIESADLHGATVQFDANLSESAPGGGSHTGEVAGMVIAFIVLMVMLGTFVAAGLPILMSLVGVVVGVLGTLSLSSVIQMSSTAYTLGMMLGLAVGIDYSLFILNRYRTNLLDGMPKVQAIALANGTSGNAVVFAASTVIIALVALNVTGIPFLGVMGNAAAFCVVVAALIAVTLTPAVLSLAGTKVMSKKLWASIDTLKKIEERRAQDAERTEKPNGWLRFVLARPLLTLVAGTLALLAVAAPMTQMRLGLPDASNYPSDSAAYKSYALISEKFGEGMSAPLVAVAHTPAHMSEEQAQQAQIDIATAVKERGGSNVQAVVPGGMTDDRTLMIFQVIPSHSASSVETEELVHELRSVTVPVQGSEVSLGVAGQTSGNIDVSEVLAQKLPLYLGVVMGLSFLVLILVFRSLMVPLIASLGFLFSVLASFGAVVSIYQLGFMGALFGVDHPGPVLSFLPTLLIGILFGLAMDYQMFLVTGMREAYMHGKDARTAIVIGYNHAVRVVVAAAIIMISVFGGFIFAESTMIRPMGFGLAFGVLVDAFIVRMTLTPAIMALLGDKAWWMPKWLDRLTPNMDIEGAALSEKIQQERESAATDSGNKLG is encoded by the coding sequence ATGGCTACATGGCTCTACCGCATCGGTGAAGCCGCCGCCCGCCGCGCATGGGCTGTCAGCCTCATCTGGGCACTCATCATTGCCGGCGTAGCGGGTGCCTACACCGCGTTCCACGGCAAGCTCAGCAATACCTTCACCATGCCCGGAACGCAGACCCAGCAGCTCTCCGACGAGCTCGCACAGCGCTTCCCCAGCGCCAACCGCGGCTCCGGCCAGATCATTCTTACGACCGGTGACGGCACCGCCCTCACCGAAGAGCAGAAGCAGGCATTCTCCGCCGCACTGAGCGCGCTACCCAGTGAGGTGCCTTCCGTGGATGCGGTCACCGACCCGTTCACCACCACCTCCAAGCTTGCAGAAGCAAAAACCCAGCTTGACGAGGCGCACGCCAAGATTGACGCCGCCCCCTCCCAGATTGAGGACGGTAAAAAGCGGCTGAATGCCGCCGCCTCGCAGATTGAGGACGGCATGAAGCAGATTGCCGACAACGAGAAGAAGCTCGACGACTCACAGGTGCAGATTAGTGCAGGCCAGGAGCAGCTCGCCTCCGCGCAGAAGCAGGTGGACGACGCGCAGGCACAGCTGAAGGACGGCTACGCCCAGGCGGAGGCAGCAGGCTCACCCGCCGCCATGATCGAGCAGCTCAACGCCCAGCAGGCGCAGCTGACCGAACAGCAGAATGCCCTCAATCAGCAGCGCGATACCCTGACTGAGAGCCAGAAGCAGGTTGATGCGGGCCGTGCAGAAATCGCCTCGAAGAAGGACGAGCTGGCTGAGGGTCAGAAGAAGCTGGAGGAGCAGCGCAACCAGTTGCAGAAGACCGAGAATGAGCTGCCGGCGCAGCGTGAGCAGTTGGAGCGTCAGCAGAAGCTCTACGACTTCACCTCCGGCTACCGTATGGTCTCTGAGGATCAGTCGACGGCGATTGCGACGGTCTCGTTTAAGAAGAAGATTTTTGAGGTTCCGTCCGCTGATTTGCAGAAGGTTATGTCTAATATCGAGTCGGCGGACCTGCACGGTGCGACTGTCCAGTTTGACGCGAACCTGAGTGAGTCCGCGCCTGGTGGTGGCTCCCACACCGGTGAAGTTGCGGGTATGGTCATCGCCTTCATCGTGCTGATGGTTATGCTCGGCACCTTCGTGGCTGCTGGCCTGCCGATTCTCATGTCTCTGGTGGGCGTGGTGGTGGGTGTGCTCGGCACGCTCTCGCTGTCTTCTGTTATCCAGATGAGCTCCACCGCCTACACTCTGGGCATGATGCTTGGCTTGGCGGTTGGTATCGACTATTCGCTGTTCATTCTGAACCGCTACCGCACGAACCTGCTGGACGGCATGCCGAAGGTCCAGGCGATTGCCCTGGCGAATGGTACGAGCGGTAACGCCGTGGTTTTCGCGGCAAGCACCGTGATTATTGCGCTCGTGGCACTGAATGTAACCGGTATTCCTTTCCTGGGCGTGATGGGTAACGCCGCCGCGTTCTGTGTGGTGGTTGCCGCTCTGATCGCGGTGACTCTTACCCCTGCGGTGCTGTCCCTGGCGGGTACCAAAGTCATGTCGAAGAAGCTGTGGGCATCCATCGATACCCTGAAGAAGATTGAGGAACGCCGCGCGCAGGATGCCGAGCGCACCGAGAAGCCGAACGGCTGGTTGCGCTTCGTGCTGGCGCGTCCGCTGCTGACCCTGGTGGCCGGTACGCTGGCGCTGCTGGCGGTTGCCGCACCCATGACGCAGATGCGTCTGGGCCTGCCGGACGCCTCGAACTACCCCTCCGATAGCGCCGCGTATAAGTCCTACGCTCTCATCAGTGAGAAGTTCGGTGAGGGCATGAGTGCCCCGTTGGTTGCGGTCGCGCACACTCCCGCGCATATGAGCGAGGAGCAGGCTCAGCAGGCGCAGATTGATATTGCTACTGCTGTCAAGGAACGCGGCGGCTCGAACGTGCAGGCTGTGGTTCCCGGCGGTATGACCGATGACCGTACCCTCATGATTTTCCAGGTGATTCCTTCTCACAGTGCAAGCTCCGTGGAGACTGAAGAGCTCGTCCACGAGCTGCGCTCCGTGACCGTTCCGGTTCAGGGTTCTGAGGTGTCTCTCGGCGTTGCGGGTCAGACCAGCGGCAATATTGACGTCTCCGAGGTGCTTGCCCAGAAGCTGCCCCTGTACCTGGGCGTGGTGATGGGTCTGTCCTTCCTGGTGCTGATCCTGGTGTTCCGCTCGCTGATGGTTCCGCTCATCGCCTCGCTCGGTTTCCTCTTCTCGGTGCTGGCGAGCTTCGGCGCCGTGGTGTCGATTTACCAGCTGGGCTTCATGGGTGCCCTCTTCGGTGTGGACCACCCGGGCCCGGTGCTGTCCTTCTTGCCGACCCTGCTGATTGGTATTCTCTTCGGTCTTGCCATGGATTACCAGATGTTCCTGGTGACCGGCATGCGTGAAGCGTACATGCACGGCAAGGACGCACGGACTGCTATCGTAATCGGTTATAACCATGCGGTGCGTGTGGTGGTGGCTGCCGCGATCATCATGATTTCGGTGTTTGGTGGCTTCATCTTTGCCGAATCGACCATGATCCGCCCGATGGGCTTCGGCCTGGCGTTTGGCGTGCTCGTGGATGCGTTCATTGTGCGCATGACGCTGACCCCGGCGATTATGGCCCTGCTGGGCGATAAGGCGTGGTGGATGCCGAAGTGGCTGGATCGCCTCACCCCGAATATGGATATTGAGGGCGCCGCGCTGAGCGAGAAGATTCAGCAGGAGCGCGAGTCTGCCGCTACTGACTCGGGTAACAAACTCGGGTAA
- a CDS encoding response regulator transcription factor, whose amino-acid sequence MSSKATEIAKNLPTLEHPDGSPIRALVVDDEEMLKELVSMGLKMIGWDVQSAGDGPSALAIARDWRPDVLVLDIMMPGFDGLELLSRIRKFYPEVPCLFLTAKDSVDNRIEGLAAGADDYVTKPFSMEEVMIRLHRLVQRSGVAAIDDAELVVGDLVLNQDTREVTRGGEQINLTATQFDLLRYLMENAKRVVSKSQILDNVWNYDFGGQANIVELYISYLRKKIDVGREPMIHTVRGAGYVLRPAV is encoded by the coding sequence ATGAGCAGCAAAGCAACCGAAATCGCAAAGAACCTTCCCACGCTAGAGCACCCGGACGGTAGCCCCATCCGCGCCCTTGTCGTTGACGACGAGGAAATGCTCAAGGAACTCGTCAGCATGGGTCTGAAAATGATCGGCTGGGATGTGCAGTCCGCAGGTGACGGCCCCTCCGCGCTCGCGATTGCCCGCGATTGGCGCCCCGACGTGCTTGTGCTGGACATTATGATGCCCGGCTTCGACGGCCTGGAGCTGCTCTCTCGTATCCGTAAGTTCTACCCCGAAGTTCCCTGCCTCTTCCTGACCGCTAAGGACTCGGTCGATAACCGTATCGAAGGCCTTGCCGCCGGTGCGGACGACTACGTGACCAAGCCCTTCTCGATGGAAGAAGTAATGATCCGTCTGCACCGCCTGGTGCAGCGCTCCGGCGTTGCCGCCATTGACGACGCTGAGCTGGTCGTCGGCGACCTGGTGCTGAACCAGGACACCCGCGAGGTGACCCGCGGTGGCGAGCAGATTAACCTCACCGCAACCCAGTTCGACCTGCTGCGCTACCTCATGGAGAACGCGAAGCGCGTGGTCTCCAAGAGTCAGATTCTTGATAATGTCTGGAACTACGATTTTGGTGGTCAGGCAAATATTGTGGAGCTGTACATCTCGTACCTGCGTAAGAAGATTGACGTGGGCCGCGAACCGATGATTCACACCGTGCGCGGTGCCGGTTACGTGCTACGTCCCGCCGTCTAA
- a CDS encoding PTS mannose/fructose/sorbose transporter subunit IIC: MSALTFILVVLVAFIAGVASVVDERQFHRPLVACTLMGFALGDPTTGIMLGGALELIALGWMNVGAAMAPDSALASTISAIVVIQGHQDITTGIAIAVPLAAAGQVLTIFVRTITVFFQHQADNFAKTANFRGIELMHISGMALQGLRVAIPTAIVALISSEELTRLLGMIPEQVTIGLRIAGGMITVVGFAMVINMMRSKALMPFFFLGFIAAAAIPATQSISIAGTEGAKDLVATLSGQAQFNLVAIGIVGACLGLLYTQLNPLFHKSEVPAAAPAAAANDLDNELE; this comes from the coding sequence ATGAGCGCCCTGACGTTTATTCTCGTTGTTCTCGTGGCGTTCATTGCGGGCGTCGCATCCGTGGTGGACGAGCGTCAGTTCCACCGCCCCCTGGTTGCTTGTACCCTGATGGGTTTTGCGCTGGGTGACCCGACTACCGGCATTATGCTCGGTGGCGCACTGGAGCTCATCGCCCTGGGCTGGATGAATGTTGGTGCCGCTATGGCTCCCGACTCGGCTCTGGCGTCCACCATCTCCGCTATTGTTGTGATTCAGGGTCACCAGGACATCACCACCGGTATTGCTATTGCTGTGCCGCTGGCTGCAGCAGGTCAGGTTCTGACCATTTTTGTTCGTACCATTACGGTGTTCTTCCAGCATCAGGCGGATAATTTCGCGAAGACGGCGAACTTCCGCGGTATTGAGCTGATGCACATCAGCGGTATGGCTCTGCAGGGTCTGCGTGTTGCTATCCCGACCGCTATTGTGGCTCTGATTAGCTCCGAAGAGCTGACCCGCCTGCTGGGCATGATTCCGGAACAGGTGACCATCGGTCTGCGTATTGCCGGTGGCATGATTACCGTGGTCGGTTTCGCAATGGTCATTAACATGATGCGTTCGAAGGCTCTCATGCCCTTCTTCTTCCTCGGCTTCATTGCCGCTGCCGCTATCCCGGCAACCCAGTCGATTTCGATTGCTGGCACCGAAGGCGCGAAGGACCTCGTCGCAACCCTGTCCGGTCAGGCACAGTTCAACCTGGTTGCTATCGGTATTGTGGGCGCTTGCCTGGGTCTGCTGTATACCCAGCTGAACCCGCTCTTCCATAAGAGCGAGGTACCCGCCGCAGCACCGGCAGCCGCAGCAAACGACCTCGATAACGAGCTCGAGTAA
- a CDS encoding sensor histidine kinase, whose protein sequence is MLVGSYSPGEPASPDNEATRPLHAGAPARDGAAPSPGNFFVRLRAAWKSMRNPEASPEELGYVPHLRSRLIAILVAALGIACLIIGLSTYVTLQNSLYQQAQSDLKETSHRVVQPTSRDGKREEVDCSDLQSSKSLFAPGQAAGTIITCVESEGAVEIASKLTKDGTVQALSANDQVTLGTMALNATKEEIREVKLESGLYLIKITPKANSDADAQVVGIPLANIQQTLTIFVIVVALGSIAVMVGAGVAGSYIIRGTMKPLERVSAVATDVAHLDLEEHTISSAVRVEPRDSDPRTEVGAVGYALNQLLDNVNSALEVRERTEHQIRAFIADASHELRTPLAAIKGYSDMLRWTEPLSESGQSSLARIDSQTERMSRLVEDLLTLARLDEGREPKFELVDLTELVLECTSDMQAAARTHEWHLNLPDEPVEVVADRSQIQRVILNLLSNARKHTDEGTRVTAGLAVDAARREAVVTVTDNGPGIAPDFLPKIFDRFTRADKARSGSDGTTGLGLAIVQAIVQAHGGSIQVQSQPGHTVFTVRLPLESARA, encoded by the coding sequence ATGCTCGTGGGCTCCTACTCACCCGGTGAACCCGCCTCCCCGGATAACGAAGCAACCCGCCCCCTGCACGCGGGTGCCCCCGCACGAGACGGTGCCGCGCCCTCTCCGGGGAACTTCTTCGTGCGCCTACGCGCCGCCTGGAAAAGCATGAGGAACCCCGAGGCGTCCCCCGAAGAACTCGGGTACGTACCCCACCTGCGTTCGCGCCTTATTGCTATCCTCGTGGCGGCCCTCGGCATTGCCTGCCTCATCATCGGCCTGTCCACCTACGTGACCCTGCAGAACTCCCTCTACCAGCAGGCACAAAGCGACCTCAAAGAAACCAGCCACCGCGTAGTGCAGCCGACCTCCCGAGACGGCAAGCGAGAAGAAGTGGACTGCAGTGACCTGCAGAGCAGCAAATCCCTCTTTGCGCCCGGTCAGGCGGCCGGAACTATCATCACCTGCGTGGAATCCGAAGGTGCCGTAGAAATCGCCAGCAAGCTCACCAAGGACGGCACCGTACAAGCCCTCTCCGCCAATGACCAGGTAACCCTCGGAACCATGGCGCTAAACGCCACCAAAGAAGAAATCCGAGAGGTCAAGCTGGAATCCGGCCTGTACCTCATCAAAATCACCCCGAAGGCCAATAGCGATGCCGACGCCCAGGTGGTCGGTATTCCGCTCGCCAACATACAGCAGACCCTCACCATCTTCGTGATTGTGGTAGCCCTCGGCTCCATCGCCGTGATGGTCGGTGCCGGCGTGGCGGGCTCCTACATTATTCGCGGCACCATGAAGCCCCTGGAGCGAGTCTCCGCGGTGGCAACCGATGTTGCGCACCTGGATTTGGAAGAGCACACCATCTCCTCGGCGGTGCGAGTGGAACCGCGCGATTCCGACCCGCGCACCGAAGTAGGCGCCGTGGGCTACGCCCTCAACCAGCTGCTGGATAACGTGAACTCCGCTCTCGAGGTGCGCGAACGCACCGAACACCAGATTCGCGCCTTCATTGCGGACGCCTCCCACGAGCTGCGTACGCCCCTTGCCGCCATTAAGGGCTACTCCGATATGCTCCGCTGGACCGAGCCGCTCAGTGAATCCGGCCAGTCCTCCCTGGCGCGTATCGACTCGCAGACCGAACGCATGTCACGCCTCGTTGAAGACCTGCTGACCCTTGCCCGCCTGGACGAGGGCCGTGAGCCCAAGTTTGAGCTCGTCGACCTGACCGAGCTGGTACTTGAATGTACCTCCGACATGCAGGCGGCGGCCCGCACCCACGAATGGCACCTGAACCTGCCCGACGAACCGGTCGAGGTCGTGGCGGATCGCTCCCAGATTCAGCGCGTGATCCTAAACCTGCTCTCGAATGCCCGCAAGCACACCGATGAGGGTACGCGCGTGACTGCGGGTCTGGCCGTGGATGCTGCACGCCGCGAGGCTGTAGTGACCGTGACCGATAACGGTCCGGGCATTGCCCCTGATTTCTTGCCGAAGATTTTTGACCGCTTCACCCGCGCCGATAAGGCACGCTCCGGTTCGGATGGAACCACCGGCCTGGGCCTGGCGATTGTGCAGGCGATTGTGCAGGCGCACGGCGGTTCGATTCAGGTGCAGAGCCAGCCGGGTCATACAGTCTTTACGGTGCGTCTGCCTTTGGAGTCGGCGCGCGCCTAA
- a CDS encoding fluoride efflux transporter FluC, translated as MPAPFLVFLGGGTGALCRVNTPGGVLVANLLGSFTLGLLTVVWNAYARRDGEERIHSFRLLFGAGMMGGYTTYSSIAAVLAQTIFLPYTVHEGYMALALLVLLVGGLVAAAAGMLTGRFVASRLVPAREGEEGR; from the coding sequence GTGCCTGCCCCTTTTCTTGTCTTCTTGGGTGGCGGTACGGGTGCGCTGTGCCGTGTGAACACTCCTGGCGGCGTGCTGGTGGCGAACCTGCTGGGCTCGTTCACGCTGGGTCTGCTGACGGTGGTGTGGAATGCTTACGCACGCCGTGATGGTGAGGAGCGGATTCATTCGTTCCGCCTGCTCTTTGGTGCCGGTATGATGGGTGGCTACACGACGTATTCGTCGATTGCGGCGGTTTTGGCGCAGACGATTTTTCTGCCGTACACGGTGCACGAAGGGTACATGGCGCTTGCTCTTCTGGTGTTGCTTGTGGGTGGTTTGGTTGCCGCCGCGGCGGGCATGCTGACGGGTCGTTTTGTGGCGTCCCGCCTGGTGCCCGCTCGTGAGGGTGAGGAGGGTCGCTAA
- a CDS encoding HAD-IIB family hydrolase — protein sequence MTKLMAFDLDGTILFNRAVEPATERAIARWQAEGNLAVSCTGKSIFATQLALNPTAIRFDYHVLYTGAVITDRQYRVIYHQPLPVSVVQACYEHFSTVDGVALFATTLDNDYSLCDRVGSSTNILPEFTPLPADDLQNHEYVGVPLWIPDAQVREAAYTWILERFGDSVDCHKNQDFLDIVPPACTKGTGLQHLVEYLQSEHPGSSYEVHTIGDSWNDIDMHRYADRSASFSYSPDEVKAVTTDCVDKAYEFIEASL from the coding sequence ATGACCAAGTTGATGGCTTTCGATCTTGACGGCACGATCCTGTTTAACCGTGCCGTGGAGCCTGCCACCGAGCGGGCGATTGCCCGCTGGCAGGCGGAGGGTAACCTGGCGGTTTCGTGCACGGGTAAGAGCATTTTTGCGACGCAGCTGGCGTTGAATCCTACCGCCATCCGCTTTGATTACCATGTGCTGTACACGGGTGCGGTGATTACCGACCGGCAGTACCGGGTGATTTACCATCAGCCTCTTCCGGTGAGTGTTGTGCAGGCCTGCTACGAGCATTTCAGCACCGTGGACGGCGTGGCTCTGTTCGCGACGACTCTGGATAACGATTACAGCCTCTGCGATAGGGTGGGCTCCTCGACGAATATTCTGCCGGAGTTCACTCCCCTGCCGGCTGATGACCTGCAGAACCACGAGTACGTGGGTGTACCCCTGTGGATTCCGGATGCTCAGGTTCGCGAGGCGGCGTACACCTGGATTCTGGAGCGTTTTGGTGATTCGGTGGACTGCCACAAGAACCAGGATTTCCTGGATATTGTGCCGCCCGCCTGCACAAAGGGCACCGGTCTGCAGCATCTGGTGGAGTACCTGCAGTCGGAGCATCCGGGTAGCTCCTATGAGGTGCATACGATTGGAGATTCGTGGAACGATATCGACATGCACCGCTACGCTGACCGTTCGGCGTCTTTCAGCTACTCCCCCGATGAGGTTAAGGCTGTCACCACCGATTGTGTGGATAAGGCGTACGAGTTTATTGAGGCTTCCCTGTAG
- a CDS encoding mannose/fructose/sorbose PTS transporter subunit IIA has product MVTIIVAAHGESAPALLKTAGMILGNFENVHPVTFLPGQGPEDLVEEYTRIVEASEAEETLLLVDLFGGSPYNAGAQFAATREGVDVVSGVNVPMLIEVISGAGRKNATLKSLVAKAHKAGTKGIRSFQEANQPAAAKPAEAKPAETKAVEVPTAQQVPGGTMDAIFTRIDSRLIHGQVAGTWVPHIAPQTFIAASDNAAHDPLRKSLLLQVAPTSVKTNVLDIAKAGRVYNNPKYTGMKTMFVVESPVDVVRLLDEGVKINEVNVGGVTFKTGMVQLSDAVYASEEHLEAYRELIKRGVKLTVQQLPNHSPVDLEKILKQKGLDA; this is encoded by the coding sequence ATGGTCACTATCATTGTGGCGGCACACGGCGAGTCGGCTCCGGCTCTGCTGAAGACCGCCGGCATGATCCTCGGTAACTTCGAAAACGTCCACCCGGTCACGTTCCTGCCGGGTCAGGGCCCCGAAGATCTCGTCGAAGAGTACACCCGCATCGTTGAGGCGTCTGAAGCAGAAGAAACCCTGCTGCTGGTCGACCTCTTCGGCGGTAGCCCCTACAACGCCGGTGCGCAGTTCGCAGCCACCCGCGAGGGCGTCGACGTCGTCTCCGGTGTCAACGTACCGATGCTTATTGAGGTCATCTCCGGCGCAGGCCGTAAGAACGCAACCCTCAAGTCCCTGGTCGCCAAGGCGCACAAGGCTGGCACTAAGGGTATTCGCTCCTTCCAGGAGGCGAACCAGCCCGCAGCCGCCAAGCCCGCCGAGGCGAAGCCCGCAGAGACCAAGGCGGTCGAGGTTCCGACTGCTCAGCAGGTTCCCGGCGGCACCATGGACGCCATCTTCACCCGCATCGACTCCCGCCTGATTCACGGTCAGGTGGCAGGCACCTGGGTTCCGCATATCGCACCGCAGACCTTCATTGCGGCATCAGATAACGCGGCACACGATCCGCTGCGCAAGTCCCTGCTGCTGCAGGTCGCACCGACCAGCGTGAAGACCAACGTCCTGGACATCGCTAAGGCGGGCCGCGTGTACAACAACCCCAAGTACACCGGCATGAAGACCATGTTCGTCGTGGAATCCCCCGTTGACGTGGTGCGACTGCTCGACGAAGGCGTCAAGATCAACGAAGTAAACGTTGGTGGCGTCACCTTCAAGACCGGCATGGTTCAGCTTTCGGACGCAGTGTACGCCTCCGAGGAGCACCTGGAAGCCTACCGCGAACTCATTAAGCGCGGTGTGAAGCTGACGGTGCAGCAGCTGCCCAACCACTCCCCGGTTGATTTGGAAAAGATTCTTAAGCAGAAAGGCCTGGACGCATGA
- a CDS encoding PRD domain-containing protein, with product MRISRIYNNNVVLTVDHHGKESVMIGRGIAFGKRKGQLVDPSAVEQTFVPEQGMSGERLSMTLSEIPAEILSIATLLESKVRAEGALELSNSFILPLADHLHYAVVRARDGVRVEYPLAPEVTVLYPREVEYGRAVLQMVRERLQVELDPNEAIPLALHLVNAQFATADMSQAFRMTEVFAQVFEIIEASYERKIDPDSMSAARFVTHLRYLFVRASRASANRTEDIDEVSQPSLLAALRADAPRAYACAQKVLLVLQMQLKHSLTRDELTYLTIHIARLARDMWGINA from the coding sequence ATGCGCATTAGCCGTATTTATAACAATAATGTTGTCCTCACGGTGGATCATCACGGCAAGGAGTCCGTGATGATTGGTCGCGGCATTGCTTTTGGTAAGCGTAAGGGTCAGCTGGTTGACCCGTCTGCGGTGGAGCAGACCTTTGTGCCGGAGCAGGGCATGTCGGGTGAGCGTCTGAGCATGACTCTGTCTGAGATTCCGGCGGAGATTCTGTCGATTGCCACTCTTCTGGAGTCGAAGGTGCGCGCCGAGGGTGCGCTGGAGCTGTCGAACTCGTTTATTCTTCCGCTGGCTGATCACCTGCACTATGCGGTGGTTCGTGCGCGTGATGGGGTGCGGGTGGAGTATCCGCTCGCCCCGGAGGTGACTGTTCTCTACCCGCGCGAGGTGGAGTACGGCCGCGCGGTTTTGCAGATGGTTCGCGAGCGCCTGCAGGTTGAACTGGACCCGAATGAGGCTATTCCTTTGGCGTTGCACCTGGTCAACGCGCAATTTGCGACGGCGGATATGTCTCAGGCATTCCGCATGACTGAGGTTTTCGCGCAGGTTTTTGAAATTATTGAGGCGAGCTACGAGCGGAAGATCGACCCGGATTCAATGAGTGCGGCACGTTTTGTGACGCATCTGCGGTACCTGTTTGTGCGGGCGAGCCGCGCCTCCGCGAATCGCACGGAGGATATTGATGAGGTGTCGCAGCCAAGTTTGTTGGCGGCTCTTCGTGCGGATGCACCGCGCGCCTACGCGTGTGCGCAGAAGGTTTTGCTGGTGCTGCAGATGCAGTTGAAGCATAGCCTCACTCGTGATGAGTTGACGTATTTGACGATTCATATTGCGCGTCTGGCGCGGGATATGTGGGGCATTAACGCGTAG
- a CDS encoding TetR/AcrR family transcriptional regulator translates to MANLVESPANITDKRSARKAENRIAIVEAAESLILEGGYGALNAEALAERAGVSRRTIFNHFASVDDVLVTRMNQYFNRIFEECDFTISGENASMEAEMLSIARKVFMSNTLEEYIAPFAHLLYALEMDSPAKFEEYSHVILERTYDIFLEQYLAAYPDLPYLRVAVFASNLSETIGEGVYYYLTRAEEMTAKVAAEAPEGTHPEALAIEAMRQCVLEALDYLGRLVQGEFAS, encoded by the coding sequence ATGGCTAATCTTGTTGAATCCCCCGCAAATATCACGGACAAGCGTTCCGCCCGCAAGGCAGAGAACCGCATCGCAATCGTTGAGGCAGCAGAATCCCTCATCCTCGAGGGCGGCTACGGCGCCCTCAACGCGGAAGCGCTCGCAGAACGCGCAGGCGTCTCCCGCCGCACCATCTTCAACCACTTCGCCTCTGTAGATGACGTGCTGGTCACCCGCATGAACCAGTACTTCAACCGCATCTTCGAAGAATGCGACTTCACTATCTCCGGTGAAAACGCAAGCATGGAAGCCGAAATGCTCTCCATCGCCCGCAAGGTCTTCATGAGCAACACCCTCGAAGAGTACATCGCACCCTTCGCGCACCTGCTCTACGCCCTCGAAATGGACAGCCCCGCGAAGTTCGAAGAATACTCGCACGTCATCCTCGAGCGCACCTACGACATCTTCCTCGAACAGTACCTCGCGGCATACCCCGACCTGCCCTACCTGCGCGTGGCAGTCTTCGCCTCCAACCTCTCCGAAACCATCGGTGAAGGCGTCTACTACTACCTCACCCGCGCCGAAGAAATGACGGCCAAGGTCGCAGCGGAAGCCCCCGAAGGTACCCACCCCGAAGCACTCGCCATTGAAGCAATGCGCCAGTGCGTCCTCGAAGCACTCGACTACCTGGGCCGTCTGGTCCAGGGCGAATTCGCAAGCTAA
- a CDS encoding PTS system mannose/fructose/sorbose family transporter subunit IID: MTENKNVELVEVPELTQRDKVETYIRSTFLLGSFNFERMQSIGFAVSMIPAIKRFYTKKEDQAEALTRHLEFFNTQPWVASSIMGVTAAMEREKAAGKDIDEAAITNVKVGLMGPLAGVGDPIFWGTARIVLAALGASLAVTGNILGPLLFFFGLTAIRWATRWYGFKYGYEKGTQIVTEAGGNTLQKITQGASVMGLFVMGALVYRWTSVNIPLPLTSYKNQAGAMVDVTVQSVLNDLLPGLASLGLCFLCMWLLKKKVNAIWLIFALFAVGILGSYLGFLAL, translated from the coding sequence ATGACTGAGAACAAGAACGTCGAGCTCGTTGAAGTTCCCGAGCTCACCCAGCGCGATAAGGTCGAAACCTACATCCGCTCCACTTTCCTGCTTGGTTCGTTCAACTTTGAGCGTATGCAGTCCATCGGTTTCGCGGTTTCCATGATTCCGGCTATTAAGCGCTTCTACACCAAGAAGGAAGACCAGGCGGAGGCGCTGACCCGCCACCTGGAGTTCTTCAATACCCAGCCGTGGGTTGCATCCTCGATTATGGGTGTGACCGCTGCGATGGAGCGTGAGAAGGCAGCCGGTAAGGACATTGACGAAGCCGCCATCACCAACGTTAAGGTGGGCCTGATGGGCCCACTGGCCGGTGTGGGCGACCCGATTTTCTGGGGTACCGCACGTATTGTGCTGGCTGCTCTGGGTGCGTCCCTGGCGGTGACCGGTAATATTCTGGGCCCGCTACTGTTCTTCTTCGGCCTGACCGCGATTCGCTGGGCGACCCGCTGGTACGGTTTCAAGTACGGTTACGAGAAGGGTACCCAGATTGTGACTGAGGCGGGCGGCAACACCCTGCAGAAGATTACGCAGGGCGCGTCTGTGATGGGTCTGTTTGTGATGGGTGCGCTGGTGTACCGCTGGACGAGCGTGAACATTCCGTTGCCGCTGACCAGCTATAAGAACCAGGCTGGCGCGATGGTGGATGTGACCGTTCAGTCGGTGCTGAACGATCTGCTGCCGGGCCTTGCGTCGCTGGGTCTGTGCTTCCTGTGCATGTGGCTGCTGAAGAAGAAGGTCAACGCTATCTGGTTGATTTTCGCTCTGTTTGCCGTGGGTATCCTCGGTTCTTACCTGGGCTTCCTGGCTCTCTAA